GTATCCCGCCCCGCCGGGGCGCCCCCTGAAGCGAGAGCTTGAAGTAGGAATTTCCGTCGTGAAAGTCATGCTCGAATCCGCAGCGGAGCACCGGCAATTTCAAGGATGCGCCGACCGTGCCCCGGGATACGCGGTCCATGCGTCCATAGGTGCCCTCGACGGCGAGATCCAGGAGACCGAAGTGTGGGAGCGCCAATCTTGATTCGACGTCCGTCAGAAAGCGCAGCGTGGGACGCTCCGATCGAAACCCGTATCCGCCCAACGACCCCCAGTCGAATCGAAACTGCGGGGGCTGGCCGATCGGAAGCTCTGCCGCAGCAGGACCGGGAAATGCGGGATCCCGCGCGGAGTCGATCGCCGCGGTTGCGGGGACCGCTGCGAACGAATGGGCGACGAGAACGATTGAGAGCGTGAACGAGAGCCGGGGGAGAGGGGAGCTCGACTTCATGTGCCCTCCACTTCTTCGTGGGACGCCTCATTCAATGCTCGATCGGAGTCGGTGTCAATGGATGCATCCCGGCCCGCCGGTCGCCTTGCCCTGTTTCGCCAGGAGAATTTGCAGTCGGCTGGGGTAAGGCAGGACATATGAGGTCCCGCTCGTGGCTGGCAGTGGTTCTCGTGTCCGCGGCCGGAGCGGGATATGTCGCACCCACCAACGCCAAACTTGCGATCGACCCCTTGCTCTATCCTGAGCCCCCGCGCAACGCGATCACGTTCTGGGGGCACGCCTGCGCGTACATCGACATCGGCGGTTTTGGCATCGTGACCGATCCGGTGTTCGCGCGAAGGTATGCCGTCATCCGACGCCGGCTGATCGCGGCCCCACCCCGAGAGTCGTTCGATCAGGCCGAGGTGGTGCTGATCTCGCACGCGCACCAGGATCATCTGAATCCGAAAACACTCGCCCGCTTCACGCCAGGGACGATCGTGCTCTGTCCCCGGCCGGCGGCCAAGTACGTAGCGGGATTGGGACTCCGCGTTCTCGTGATGAGGCCCGGTGACGAATTCGACTTTCCAGGAGGGACCATCGTGGCGGTGGCCGCGCATCACCCCGGTGGGCGCCACTCGCTGAAGGCCCGCTCGGATGGACGCGCTCTCGGCTACATCATCCGCGGCCCGAGGAACACGATCTACTACAGCGGCGATACGGATTACTTCCCCGGAATCGCCGCGATCGGATCCAAATACCGGCCCGACATCGCGCTCCTCAACATCAACGCCCACCTCCATTCCGAGGACGCGGTCTTCGCGATCGCGGGTCTCGGGATGCCGTCGGTCGTGCCCATGCACCTCGGTGCATACGACGGCAAGAGCACGCGCCTTGGTCCTCGCTGGCGCGCGGAGCTGGTCGGGGCGCTGGGCTCCACCATCGTGCCCCTCGAAGTTGGGGAGAGCATTTCACTCTCGCCGTCCGCGCGGGATTCGGCTGCCCATCGATGACCCCGCTTGAACGGCGCCCCGACAGCGGTTAGGATGCCCCGCGAAGGCAACGATTTCGGCCCATCCACCCCCTTCGGAGGGTGCCAACCATGGCCAAGAAGCCATCGGCCCGCAGGCCAAAGAAATCGGCCAAGTCACGGAAGTCTAAATCTCACAAGCAGATAAAGAGGAAACGATCGGTGCCGACGAAGCCGAAGGGAAGCGCCAGGAAGAAGCCCGCAGCGCGCACAACACGTCCAAAATCGAGCGCCGCTGCCAAAGCAAAGGCCCGTCCCGCTACCAAGCCGAAGCCAGCCTCGAAGGCGAAGGCGCCTCCTAGGCCGATGCCTCAGGCGGCAAGGGCGGCGAAAGCGCCCGTCATGGGCAGGTCGAAGATGTCGGCGCGCTCGGGCGGTAGGACGGGAGGCTCGGGGCAGGGAGCGCTGGAGTTCGAATCCGAGCCCACCATGAGCACGTACACGGAGCCGCCGGTCAACGTCCCGCCCGCGCCGCGACGCCGGTCGGCCGCGAAGCCTGGCTCGCCCGATTGGCCGGGCGAGAGCCTGACCGTGGGCATGATGGCGCCGGAGTTCTCGCTTCCGAGCACGCTCGGCCGGAAGATCTCGCTCAATGAATTCCGGGGAAGCGCGTCATTCTCTACTTCTACCCGAAGGACGACACGCCGGGCTGCACGATGGAAGCCTGCGCGTTCCGCGACCACCTCCCGCGGATCCAGACAAAGGGCGCCGTGGTGCTCGGGGTCAGCCTCGATGACGAGCTGAGCCACCAGCGATTCACGCAGAAGTACAACCTGCCGTTCCCGCTCCTCTCGGACGTCGACGCCGCAGTGTCGCGCCAGTACGGGACGTACAAGGAGAAGAATCTCTACGGCCGGAGCTACTGGGGGATCGAGCGAACGACGTTCGTGATCGACCGCGAGGGTCGCGTCGAGAACGTCTTCCGGCGCGTCAAGGTTGAGGGGCACGCCGAGGAGGTCATGGCGACGCTCGCCGTCTAGTGTCCTCGCGCCGCACCAAGATCATCGCCACCATCGGGCCGGCCTCCTCCGACCCGGCCGTTCTAGCCCGCATGATCCGCGGCGGGATGGATGTCGCGCGCCTCAATTTTTCCCACGGCACCTACCGCGACCACTCGCGCGCGATCCGTCACATCCGCGCCGTGTCGAAGCGGATCGGCAAGCACGTCGGGCTCCTCCTCGACCTTCAGGGCCCCCGGCTCCGCGTCGGGGAATTGGACGGCGGCGTCGCGCAGCTCCGCGCCGGCGCCGAGGTGATCCTCACCAATCGCCGCGGCAAAGGGAACGCGCGCCGGGTCCCGATCGTCTATTCGGGCCTGATGCGCGACGTGAAAGTGGGCGACCGCGTCCTGATCGCGGACGGCCTGGTCGAGATTCGCGTGGTGGGCAAGGGCAAGGACGGGCTTCGATGCCGCGTCGTCACGGGCGGCGAGATCGCCGACCACAAAGGGGTCAACTTCCCAGGCGTCCGCCTGAGCGTGCCGTCCATGACCGCCAAGGACCGCGCCGATCTCTCCTTCGGCCTCTCGATGGGCGTCGATTACGTCGCCCTCTCCTTCGTTCGCCGGGGCGATGACATCATCGCGCTCCGGAGGCTCCTCCGCCGGGCGCAGCGGCCCCCCGCGGTCATCGCGAAGATCGAGCGCCGCGAGGCGATCGAGAACCTCGAGTCGATTCTCGACGAAGCGGACGGCGTGATGATCGCGCGCGGGGACCTTGGGGTCGAGTACCCGGCCGAGCGCGTCCCGATCTTGCAAAAGCGGATCATCGAGCGGGGCAACCTGCGCGAGGTGCTCGTCATCACCGCGACGCAGATGCTCGAGTCGATGGTCCACGCGGCGCGGCCGACCCGCGCCGAGGCGTCCGATGTCGCCAACGCGATATTCGATGGGACCGACGCCGTGATGCTGAGCGCCGAGACCGCGGTGGGCCACTACCCGGACCGGGCCACGCAGACGATGGCGCGGATCGCGGCGGAGGCCGACGAGTTCGCCGCCGGGATGAGGGCCCCGCGGCGCTCCTCCGACGGCACGGCCCCGACGGCCCACGCGTCGCCGACCCACGCGCTCGCCCACACCGCGTTTCAAGCGGCCCGCGAGATCCGGGCCCGCGCGCTCGTGACGTTCACCCACACCGGCTACTCGGCGCGCCTCGTGAGCAAGTCGCGCCCGAACACCCCGATCCTCGCGCTGACGCCGCTCGACTCGACCTGCAGGAGGCTCACGCTCTGGTGGGGCGTCCTGCCGGTGCTGGTGCCGCATTGGCGCACGGCGGAGGGGATGATCGAATCCGGAGTGAAGCTCCTTCTCGGAAAGAAGATGCTCCGCAGGGGCGACTGGGTCGTCGCGATGGCGGGCACGACAACCCGCTCCGGCGGCACGAACCTTCTTCGCATTGTGCAGCTTGGCCGGCCCCCGGATCGGCCCCGCACGCCAATCCGTTGACACGGCCTCCCGGCCCCGATATCATTGGGGCTGAATGCTCTGCACCGCTTTGGGGGTGGGAGCATCTAAACATAAGGCACGTATATTGCTTTGGCCCAGTGCGATAGCTCCTGCGCCAAATCGATCGAACCGGAGGAAGAGCCCACAATGGTCACCTTGAGCAACAAGGCCGCGGCCGAGATCAAGCAGATCATGCAGCAGCAGGGAGGCACGTTCCAAGGCATCCGCGTCTTCGTCGCGGGCGGCGGCTGCTCGGGCATGTCGTACGGTATGCAGATCGCGGACGAGCCGGCGACGGCGGACGACCTCGTGTTCGAAGCGGAGGGCGTCAAGGTGATCGTCGACATGGGCAGCCATCAGTATCTCGACGGCGCCTCGATCGACTTCGACGATACGCTTCAGAGCGGCGGCTTCAAGATCAACAATCCGAACGCGGCGAAGACCTGCGGCTGCGGGTCCTCGTTCGCGACTGAAGAAGGGGCCGAAGGGGCGGAGGCCACGGGTGCGGTAGCGGGGGCTGCGGGAGCCACTAGGTCCGGAATCA
The DNA window shown above is from Candidatus Eisenbacteria bacterium and carries:
- a CDS encoding MBL fold metallo-hydrolase, yielding MRSRSWLAVVLVSAAGAGYVAPTNAKLAIDPLLYPEPPRNAITFWGHACAYIDIGGFGIVTDPVFARRYAVIRRRLIAAPPRESFDQAEVVLISHAHQDHLNPKTLARFTPGTIVLCPRPAAKYVAGLGLRVLVMRPGDEFDFPGGTIVAVAAHHPGGRHSLKARSDGRALGYIIRGPRNTIYYSGDTDYFPGIAAIGSKYRPDIALLNINAHLHSEDAVFAIAGLGMPSVVPMHLGAYDGKSTRLGPRWRAELVGALGSTIVPLEVGESISLSPSARDSAAHR
- the pyk gene encoding pyruvate kinase is translated as MSSRRTKIIATIGPASSDPAVLARMIRGGMDVARLNFSHGTYRDHSRAIRHIRAVSKRIGKHVGLLLDLQGPRLRVGELDGGVAQLRAGAEVILTNRRGKGNARRVPIVYSGLMRDVKVGDRVLIADGLVEIRVVGKGKDGLRCRVVTGGEIADHKGVNFPGVRLSVPSMTAKDRADLSFGLSMGVDYVALSFVRRGDDIIALRRLLRRAQRPPAVIAKIERREAIENLESILDEADGVMIARGDLGVEYPAERVPILQKRIIERGNLREVLVITATQMLESMVHAARPTRAEASDVANAIFDGTDAVMLSAETAVGHYPDRATQTMARIAAEADEFAAGMRAPRRSSDGTAPTAHASPTHALAHTAFQAAREIRARALVTFTHTGYSARLVSKSRPNTPILALTPLDSTCRRLTLWWGVLPVLVPHWRTAEGMIESGVKLLLGKKMLRRGDWVVAMAGTTTRSGGTNLLRIVQLGRPPDRPRTPIR
- a CDS encoding iron-sulfur cluster assembly accessory protein, which codes for MVTLSNKAAAEIKQIMQQQGGTFQGIRVFVAGGGCSGMSYGMQIADEPATADDLVFEAEGVKVIVDMGSHQYLDGASIDFDDTLQSGGFKINNPNAAKTCGCGSSFATEEGAEGAEATGAVAGAAGATRSGINRS